One part of the Gossypium raimondii isolate GPD5lz chromosome 1, ASM2569854v1, whole genome shotgun sequence genome encodes these proteins:
- the LOC105774413 gene encoding leucine-rich repeat protein 1 isoform X2, whose product MAMHNLVQALVFVAVFFNTLAPTVANVEGDALYALRRSVKDPKNVLKSWDPTLVDPCTWFHVTCDADNRVTRLDLGNAKLKGRLVPQLGKLERLQYLELYMNNLEGSIPEEIGGLKSLVSLDLYNNNLTGSIPASLSKLSNLNFLDVSNNDLCGTIPTTGSFSKFSEESFKNNSRLEGPELMGFVRYDTGRCK is encoded by the exons ATGGCCATGCATAACCTAGTTCAAGCTCTTGTTTTTGTTGCTGTTTTTTTCAACACATTGGCACCCACAGTCGCAAATGTTGAAG GGGATGCTTTGTATGCATTGAGGAGAAGTGTTAAAGACCCTAAAAATGTGCTCAAGAGTTGGGATCCAACCTTGGTGGATCCTTGTACTTGGTTTCATGTTACCTGTGATGCTGATAATCGTGTTACTCGTCT AGATCTTGGAAATGCAAAATTGAAGGGCAGATTGGTACCTCAGTTGGGAAAGCTTGAACGTCTTCAATATTT AGAGCTGTATATGAACAACTTGGAGGGTTCCATACCAGAAGAAATTGGAGGGTTAAAAAGCTTAGTGAGTTTGGATCTTTACAATAATAACCTTACTGGATCTATTCCTGCTTCTCTTTCCAAGCTCTCCAATCTTAATTTCCT TGATGTCTCAAACAATGACTTGTGTGGTACAATCCCCACCACGGGTTCCTTCTCTAAGTTTTCAGAGGAAAG ttttaaaaataattcaagacTGGAAGGACCGGAGCTGATGGGATTTGTGAGATATGATACAGGAAGAtgcaaatga
- the LOC105774413 gene encoding leucine-rich repeat protein 1 isoform X1, translating to MAMHNLVQALVFVAVFFNTLAPTVANVEGDALYALRRSVKDPKNVLKSWDPTLVDPCTWFHVTCDADNRVTRLDLGNAKLKGRLVPQLGKLERLQYLELYMNNLEGSIPEEIGGLKSLVSLDLYNNNLTGSIPASLSKLSNLNFLRLNGNRLTGRIPRQLTKLPNLKIFDVSNNDLCGTIPTTGSFSKFSEESFKNNSRLEGPELMGFVRYDTGRCK from the exons ATGGCCATGCATAACCTAGTTCAAGCTCTTGTTTTTGTTGCTGTTTTTTTCAACACATTGGCACCCACAGTCGCAAATGTTGAAG GGGATGCTTTGTATGCATTGAGGAGAAGTGTTAAAGACCCTAAAAATGTGCTCAAGAGTTGGGATCCAACCTTGGTGGATCCTTGTACTTGGTTTCATGTTACCTGTGATGCTGATAATCGTGTTACTCGTCT AGATCTTGGAAATGCAAAATTGAAGGGCAGATTGGTACCTCAGTTGGGAAAGCTTGAACGTCTTCAATATTT AGAGCTGTATATGAACAACTTGGAGGGTTCCATACCAGAAGAAATTGGAGGGTTAAAAAGCTTAGTGAGTTTGGATCTTTACAATAATAACCTTACTGGATCTATTCCTGCTTCTCTTTCCAAGCTCTCCAATCTTAATTTCCT CCGATTGAATGGTAATAGACTGACGGGAAGAATTCCCAGACAACTTACCAAGCTCCCAAATTTAAAGATCTT TGATGTCTCAAACAATGACTTGTGTGGTACAATCCCCACCACGGGTTCCTTCTCTAAGTTTTCAGAGGAAAG ttttaaaaataattcaagacTGGAAGGACCGGAGCTGATGGGATTTGTGAGATATGATACAGGAAGAtgcaaatga
- the LOC105774430 gene encoding pyruvate dehydrogenase E1 component subunit beta-2, mitochondrial, translating into MLGIVRQKMLEQSLKKIRPAVSVLRSYSSAAKQMTVREALNSALDEEMSADSKVFLMGEEVGEYQGAYKITKGLLDKYGPERVLDTPITEAGFTGIAVGAAYYGVKPVVEFMTFNFSMQAIDHIINSAAKTNYMSSGRISVPIVFRGPNGAAAGVGAQHSQCYAAWYASCPGLKVLAPYSSEDARGLLKAGIRDPDPVVFLENELLYGESFPVSDEVLDSSFCLPIGKAKIERKGKDVTIAAYSKMVGYALKAAETLEKDGIDAEVINLRSIRPLDRSTINASVRKTNRLVTVEEAFPQHGVGAEICASIVEESFAYLDAPVERIAGADVPMPYAANLERMAVPQVEDIVRAAKRTCYRSVS; encoded by the exons ATGTTGGGAATTGTAAGGCAAAAG aTGTTGGAACAGTCATTGAAGAAGATTCGACCTGCCGTGTCGGTGCTGAGAAGTTACTCATCTGCTGCAAAAcag ATGACTGTAAGAGAGGCATTAAACTCTGCTCTCGATGAGGAGATGTCAGCTGATTCGAAAGTCTTTTTGATGGGTGAAGAG GTCGGAGAATATCAGGGTGCATACAAG ataACCAAGGGGCTTCTCGATAAGTACGGACCCGAGAGGGTTCTTGATACTCCGATTACTGAG GCTGGTTTTACCGGAATTGCGGTTGGTGCTGCTTACTATGGTGTAAAGCCTGTTGTGGAGTTCATGACATTTAACTTCTCCATGCAG GCAATCGACCACATTATTAACTCTGCCGCAAAGACAAATTACATGTCTTCTGGCCGGATATCCGTACCCATTGTTTTTAGAGGTCCTAATGGTGCTGCAGCCGGTGTCGGTGCCCAACACTCTCAG TGTTATGCCGCATGGTACGCTTCTTGTCCTGGGTTGAAAGTGCTGGCACCGTACAGTTCTGAAGATGCTCGTGGACTTCTCAAAGCTGGTATTAGAGATCCTGACCCGGTTGTTTTCCTTGAGAATGAGTTGTT ATACGGTGAATCCTTCCCTGTTTCTGATGAAGTTCTCGATTCCAGTTTTTGTCTTCCAATTGGAAAAGCTAAG ATAGAGAGGAAAGGAAAGGATGTGACCATTGCAGCTTATTCAAAAATGGTGGGCTATGCTCTTAAG GCAGCCGAGACGCTTGAAAAGGATGGAATCGATGCTGAG GTTATAAATTTACGTTCCATTAGGCCACTAGATAGATCCACGATCAATGCCTCGGTCAGGAAAACCAACAGATTAGTAACAGTTGAAGAAGCGTTTCCACAGCACGGTGTCGGTGCTGAAATCTG CGCATCTATTGTGGAGGAAAGTTTTGCATATCTCGATGCACCGGTTGAGAGAATCGCCGGAGCTGATGTTCCTATGCCATATGCAGCAAATCTCGAGAGAATGGCTGTGCCACAG GTCGAAGATATAGTCCGTGCTGCAAAGAGAACTTGCTATAGATCGGTATCGTAG